The genomic DNA TCGATTAAGGCAGAATTGCAGCTTGAAGAAGCCCGGTTTAGAACCACACTCGATCGGGGGGAAAAGCTGCTGGCAGACCTGATCGCCAAATCCACGGGCACGATTTCCGGCGAAGATGCCTTCGTGCTATACGATACCTACGGATTCCCGCTGGAATTAACCCAGGAAGTCGCCGCCGAGAAAGGCTTAACGGTGGATACAGCAGGCTTTGAAGCCGAAATGGAAAAACAGCGGAATCGATCGCGGGAGGCACATGAGACGATCGACCTGACGGTGCAGGGCACCCTGGATTCCCTGGCGGACGATCTGCACGAGACGGAATTCCTGGGCTATACGGTGGTATCCAGTCCGGCGGATGTGCGGCTTTTGTTGACAGGCGGTGAGGCTGTTGAAAGTGCTTCTGCGGGAACAGAGGTTCAGGTGGTGCTGGATCAAACGCCTTTTTACGCAGAGTCGGGCGGACAGATTGGCGACAAGGGCTACCTGACGGGCAAGGATACGGTCATTCGGATTGAGGACGTGAAAAAAGACGGAGCTTTCTTCGTCCACTTCGGGCGGATTGAGCGCGGCACGCTGAAGGTTGGCGACCCGGTCACGGCGCAAATTGATGTCTCCTGTCGGCGACGGGCACAGGCAAATCATACGGCGACCCATCTGCTGCAAGCAGCACTCAAGAAGCTCATTGATGACAATATCGGTCAGGCGGGTTCGCTGGTAGCATTCGATCGCCTCCGGTTTGACTTCAATCTGAATCGATCGATCACGCCGGACGAATTGCAGCAGGTCGAGGAGCAGGTGAATAGCTGGATCGCCGAGGGTCATACGGCACACGTTGAACTCCTGCCTCTGGCGGAAGCCAAGGCAAAAGGCGCGACGGCAATGTTTGGCGAGAAGTACGGCGACGAAGTGCGGGTGATTGACTTCCCCGGCGTTTCGATGGAGCTGTGCGGCGGCACCCACGTCTCAAACACGGCGGAAATTGGTCTGTTCAAAATCATTTCTGAGTCGGGTGTTGCGGCAGGGATTCGCCGGATCGAAGCGGTTGCCGGACCTGCGGTACTGGAATACCTGAATCTGCGCGATAAAGTCGTGCGGGATCTGAGCGATCGCTTTAAGGTCAAACCGGATGAATTGCCCGATCGCGTCACTGCCCTCCAAACCGAACTCAAAACGGCTCAGAAGCAGCTAGAGCAGCTCAAGTCCGAACTGGCGCTGGCAAAGTCCGATCAGCTTTTGGGTCAGGCAGAATCGGTTGCCGGACTCAAACTCCTGGTGGCAGAACTACCCGGAGTCGATGCCGAAGCGCTTAAAACCGTAGCGGAGCAGCTGCTACAGAAACTCGGCGAAGGTGCCGTTGTCCTTGGCTCTGCCCCCGAAGAAAACAAGGTGAGTCTGGTCGCAGCCTTCAGCAAAGGCGTAAACGACAAGGGACTCCAGGCGGGTAAATTTGTGGGAGCGATCGCCAAAATCTGCGGCGGTGGCGGCGGCGGTAGACCTAATCTCGCTCAAGCAGGCGGACGAGATGCCAGCAAACTTCCCGAAGCTCTGGAATCCGCTCGTCAGGAACTCAAGTCTGCCCTTGGGTCGTAAGTCAGTAGATGGAAGAGGGATTGGGGGTTAAGGGCGACCATCCTCGATCGCCCCCTAATTCTAGCGGCTGATTGACTTGCTAATTAACTTGCTGATTCACTACGGTCTTGCGGCAATTCCAACAAAGGTAAGGGGTGTGGTAAGTTCACGCACTTCACCCAGCAGAGTCGCAGCTCCGGTCGTTAAGTTGATGGAGTATAGCGATGAACCGGACAGCACAAAGCCATTGTTAATGCCGCTTTGGGGAGTGACAATATCAAACCCTGCGATCGTATTAAAATTAGTGCCCAAAGAGCCGATTAGCGTTTGTGCGCCGGAATTGGGCGGATTCTGCTCAAAGAGCTGGTCGGTGATGGTGTTGATGCCAAGCTGTCTCGTAGGTCTGACCGTCGTTGGACCGCTAAAAGTTTCCGTGTAGGCGGTTGCTGCGATCGAAGTCGTTGCGCCATTGAGATTGCCGTCAATCTGAACGCCAGGGACTGTCAGATTAGAATCGACAACGGCTCCGGTATCTGGGTTTAAGCGCAGATTCTGACCTGTATCGCTCACCACGCGAATGCGATCGACGCTGGGATTAAAGTCAAAGCCAAAGCTGGTTCCGCTGAGCGACACAGCAAAAGGTTGACCGATCGGCGCTGCGGCTCCGGTTGCTGGATCAATGCGGTAAAGGCGATTAGTGCTGCCGAGTCCATAAATCTGTCCATCATTCGGACGAATATCGATGCCCAGCAAATTCTCGCCCGATTGCAGTCCGCTCACCGCAACGCGGGTTACGTTGGTGAGATTGTCGCTGTTGAAAAGTGCCAGGCGGTTGTCGCTGGTTAATCCGATGAATTTAGCATCTGCCGCAGTCGGAGCCTCTACCGGAGTAGCAGACAGCCGGAGTCGATAGCGGGTTTCTCCGTTTTGGCGAGTCGTTTTGATAAAATAGCGTCCTCGCTCTAGCGTTGTGGTGATCGATTCGTCCTGCCGACCTGAATTGCTTGAGATGGCAATACGAGTGCGATCGCTGTTAAACAATGCCAGATTCACATTGCTGCTCAGTCCTCTCAGCAAACCCTGAAAACTGCTGCGGCGCGTGAGGCGGAAGCTAAAGAAATCAACCCTATCGTTTGAGCTTGCCGTTTCGCGAATGACGCGGCTTTCCTGCAAGGTTCTGAGGTTCTGAGCGCGATTAAAGCTGTTATTTGAAACCATCTTGATCCCTATTTCGATAAGAGTAGACGGTTTTAGTACGAGCCAAAGACGGAATTGGATGGGTTTTGCAAAGGCGAAAAAAATCCCCTCACCCTTGCAAGAGATCGAGTGGGAGAGGGGTTGGGAATGAGAGCGATCGACTAGACTGTTGTAGCCGGATCGTTGGTGGAGCTAGAAGCGGCGGTATCTGCACTTGCAATCGTCGTTGCAGGCGAGGAATTGGTGCCGGAAGTCATGGTTGCCTGACCGTTACGAATCAGCATCAGGCGGGAAAGTCCGGTGGAAATAATGCTGGCACCGACAGCAGTTCCCAGCAGCCAGGGTGCGTTGAAGGGCCACTGGAACCAGACGATCGCGCCCAGAGCCAAAGTGACGATCGCGTTACCCAGGACAGAAGTCCAGCCTTCCCGCGGACGAACCCGGAGTGCAAGGATCAGCTCAAACGTGCCTTCCGTCAGCAAGAAGGTGCCCAGCAGCAGGGTCAGGGTTACAACGCCGCCCAGGGGATTTGCAAACAGGTAAATACCCGTAAGAATATACAGGACGCTCACCAGCAGCTTCCAGATGAAGCCTTCCTGTCCTCTGCTCTGGAATGAGTTAAAGAGTTTAGTCGCGCCGGACGAAATTAAAATCAGAGAAATCCAGGTTTCTGCCACCAGCGTCGAAACACGGGGCGCAATAATGGCAAGCAAGCCCAGCGCGATCAGCAGGATGGCACTCCAGGTCTGACCGTTATTAGAGCTGCGGTTCATATCCGTTGAAACGTTCGTTGTCATAAAAAATTTTCCTTCAAGCCTGAGTCACTGCTCCCCTAAGGCTAGAGAATTTCACGGACTTGCGTTAGCTCCCAAAGACAGACCCCCAAAGGAGTAGAACGTTACGAAATAGAATGTTGCCAGTTGTTTACAGCCAATAGAAACTACCGCCAATAGAAATGAGGATGCCGATCGCCTGTTCTCCGTTGCAAATTTTCAACCCAAACTGTCGAGAGATGTTGGACAGAAAATCTCTGCGGGCAATCTAGAAATACCTCTCTCCGCAAAGAACGCCCTCATGCGATCGAATCCTGCTGTCCCCCTTCAGCCATCGACTGTTGAAGCAACGCTTTCAAGAGAACAAACTCTGTTTCCACCCGTCACTGAGGAAACATCCAATTCTCGATCGCCCCGTCAACTTCTGCTTTACCTGGCGCGGCGGCATCCCAGTCTGATTGTTCTGAATAT from Leptolyngbya ohadii IS1 includes the following:
- a CDS encoding DUF4394 domain-containing protein; amino-acid sequence: MVSNNSFNRAQNLRTLQESRVIRETASSNDRVDFFSFRLTRRSSFQGLLRGLSSNVNLALFNSDRTRIAISSNSGRQDESITTTLERGRYFIKTTRQNGETRYRLRLSATPVEAPTAADAKFIGLTSDNRLALFNSDNLTNVTRVAVSGLQSGENLLGIDIRPNDGQIYGLGSTNRLYRIDPATGAAAPIGQPFAVSLSGTSFGFDFNPSVDRIRVVSDTGQNLRLNPDTGAVVDSNLTVPGVQIDGNLNGATTSIAATAYTETFSGPTTVRPTRQLGINTITDQLFEQNPPNSGAQTLIGSLGTNFNTIAGFDIVTPQSGINNGFVLSGSSLYSINLTTGAATLLGEVRELTTPLTFVGIAARP
- a CDS encoding HdeD family acid-resistance protein, yielding MTTNVSTDMNRSSNNGQTWSAILLIALGLLAIIAPRVSTLVAETWISLILISSGATKLFNSFQSRGQEGFIWKLLVSVLYILTGIYLFANPLGGVVTLTLLLGTFLLTEGTFELILALRVRPREGWTSVLGNAIVTLALGAIVWFQWPFNAPWLLGTAVGASIISTGLSRLMLIRNGQATMTSGTNSSPATTIASADTAASSSTNDPATTV
- the alaS gene encoding alanine--tRNA ligase, which encodes MSTPLSGAQIRETFLQFYQERGHQILPSASLVPEDPTVLLTIAGMLPFKPIFLGQRTAEFPRATTSQKCIRTNDIENVGRTARHHTFFEMLGNFSFGDYFKEKAIAWAWELSTQVFGLPPESLVVSVFREDDDAFAIWRDQIGVPVKRIIRMDEKDNFWESGPTGPCGPCSEIYYDFHPERGDEAIDLEDDTRFIEFYNLVFMQYNKDAQGNLTPLQAQNIDTGLGLERMAQILQRVPNNYETDLIFPIIKTAAQIAGIDYAQADEETRVSLKVIGDHVRAVVHMIADGINASNEGRGYVLRRLIRRVVRHGRLIGIEREFTTDVAEAAIALAESAYPGVRQREKSIKAELQLEEARFRTTLDRGEKLLADLIAKSTGTISGEDAFVLYDTYGFPLELTQEVAAEKGLTVDTAGFEAEMEKQRNRSREAHETIDLTVQGTLDSLADDLHETEFLGYTVVSSPADVRLLLTGGEAVESASAGTEVQVVLDQTPFYAESGGQIGDKGYLTGKDTVIRIEDVKKDGAFFVHFGRIERGTLKVGDPVTAQIDVSCRRRAQANHTATHLLQAALKKLIDDNIGQAGSLVAFDRLRFDFNLNRSITPDELQQVEEQVNSWIAEGHTAHVELLPLAEAKAKGATAMFGEKYGDEVRVIDFPGVSMELCGGTHVSNTAEIGLFKIISESGVAAGIRRIEAVAGPAVLEYLNLRDKVVRDLSDRFKVKPDELPDRVTALQTELKTAQKQLEQLKSELALAKSDQLLGQAESVAGLKLLVAELPGVDAEALKTVAEQLLQKLGEGAVVLGSAPEENKVSLVAAFSKGVNDKGLQAGKFVGAIAKICGGGGGGRPNLAQAGGRDASKLPEALESARQELKSALGS